One Oncorhynchus clarkii lewisi isolate Uvic-CL-2024 chromosome 28, UVic_Ocla_1.0, whole genome shotgun sequence genomic region harbors:
- the LOC139387183 gene encoding ankyrin repeat domain-containing protein 33B-like, which produces MVLIIEDSGGGGGTLLKVQQNGISGGQAGAVRGPINEELETVADDKNEDPNVGDNEDNNYYDDDDDDVYQEFEEFDFDTLPDRPEDSRSIASDDSFYPPDESLKYRTPSPVTPEPLSFFMACSNNNSIIVKIMIRQGVTEEEVRETDKNNRNGLIVACYMGWVDVVIALSQCPHIDVNWQDSEGNTALMTAAQAGHIMISSYLINYFSNLDLERRNCHGFTAMMKAAMQGRADVVRLLMLSGADVEARDYGRKMTSREWALFTCRYETAYLMMRLMAQPCAEQFCESYKLEWPMLQELVAQRQEPKNCWQKVADKACCRFSLRMKTDPVDDGVMDHMVRITTALSSPLIATACHTVALRSPPCIGKRRYAVPEILRKQRVDELKRLGPDRINNYKKLFNNSRVQLVPKKTDRRASLQTQMLQEVAVAGTSALRRASLLPLNMMRRSSVRPGIVIPKVRLCKAPSGPASEKRRKSKDPALLQLPKWRYKQAKEERRRQEEEEKQRRFPTVRRR; this is translated from the exons ATGGTGCTGATCATAGAGGActcaggtggaggtggagggacgTTGTTAAAAGTTCAGCAGAATGGGATCTCTGGAGGTCAGGCGGGGGCTGTCAGGGGTCCCATAAATGAGGAGTTGGAGACAGTCGCAGACGACAAAAATGAGGATCCTAATGTGGGAGACAATGAGGACAACAACTATTACGATGACGACGACGATGATGTCTATCAGGAATTTGAAGAGTTTGACTTTGACACATTGCCAGATCGGCCAGAGGATAGCAGGAGTATCGCCTCTGATGACTCCTTCTATCCACCTGATGAGTCTCTCAAATACAGGACTCCCAGCCCAGTCACCCCTGAACCGCTGTCTTTCTTCATGGCCTGCTCCAATAACAATTCCATCATAGTGAAGATTATGATAAGGCAAGGGGTGACAGAGGAGGaagtgagagaaacagataagAACAACAGA AATGGGCTGATAGTAGCCTGTTACATGGGCTGGGTGGATGTGGTCATAGCGCTCTCTCAGTGTCCCCACATCGATGTCAACTGGCAAGACAGCGAGGGGAATACAGCCCTCATGACAGCTGCTCAAGCTG GTCACATTATGATATCCAGCTACTTGATCAACTACTTCTCCAACCTGGACCTAGAGCGTAGGAACTGCCATGGATTCACAGCTATGATGAAGGCAGCCATGCAAGGGAGGGCAGATGTTGTTCGTTTGCTCATGTTGTCAG GAGCGGACGTGGAGGCGAGGGACTACGGGCGCAAGATGACCTCCAGGGAGTGGGCTTTGTTCACATGCCGCTACGAGACGGCCTACCTGATGATGCGTCTGATGGCCCAGCCGTGCGCCGAGCAGTTCTGTGAATCCTACAAGCTGGAGTGGCCCATGCTGCAGGAGCTGGTGGCCCAACGCCAGGAACCCAAGAACTGCTGGCAGAAGGTGGCAGACAAAGCCTGCTGTAGGTTCTCCCTCCGCATGAAGACGGACCCTGTGGACGACGGTGTGATGGACCACATGGTGCGCATCACCACCGCCCTGTCCAGCCCATTGATCGCCACCGCCTGCCACACCGTGGCCCTGAGAAGCCCGCCCTGCATTGGGAAGCGGCGCTATGCTGTACCGGAGATCCTCAGGAAGCAGCGAGTGGACGAGCTGAAGCGCCTGGGGCCCGACCGGATCAACAACTACAAGAAGCTGTTCAATAACTCCCGGGTGCAGTTGGTTCCTAAGAAGACAGACCGGAGGGCCAGCCTGCAGACCCAAATGTTGCAGGAGGTTGCGGTGGCCGGTACGTCTGCCCTGAGGCGTGCCAGCTTGCTGCCCCTGAACATGATGAGGAGGAGCAGCGTCAGGCCGGGCATTGTGATCCCCAAGGTGAGGCTGTGCAAGGCCCCCTCGGGGCCCGCCTccgagaagagaaggaagagcaAGGACCCTGCGCTCCTCCAGCTCCCCAAGTGGAGGTACAAACAGgctaaggaggagaggaggaggcaagaggaggaggagaagcagagaCGTTTTCCCACAGTGAGGAGGCGGTGA